From the genome of Miscanthus floridulus cultivar M001 chromosome 10, ASM1932011v1, whole genome shotgun sequence, one region includes:
- the LOC136487297 gene encoding uncharacterized protein, which produces MYTGQFVYCGRRTMLSIGNIPPHCGTFEGTIIYNVKHRAGECGAPPPGRSGTTPSSLATTLTTVSGQKAPPTEGRPRPTAAKSTTLIALRCLFSSGSGNPSST; this is translated from the coding sequence atgtacacgggccagttcgtctactgtggccgccgcaccatgctctccatcggcaacatcccaCCACATTGCGGGACCTTCGAAGGCACCATCATCTACAACGTCAAGCACCGCGCCGGCGAATGCGGTGCCCCTCCGCCGGGGCgttcagggactacgccatcatcattagCCACAACCTTGACAACGGTGTCAGGGCAAAAAGCGCCTCCCACTGAAGGAAGGCCACGACCAACGGCAGCAAAATCGACAACGCTCATCGCCCTCCGGTGCCTTTTCTCCTCCGGCAGCGGCAACCCCTCCTCAACATAG